The nucleotide sequence cggatcaagtcactaccaaacctcgtaggacgacaaggacacgtactacttcggagtggtaaggtgatcctgtcttgaaggtcatgttgctagacaacaatgaacctacgagctatggagaagcgatggtgggcccgaattccgacaaatggttagaagccatgaaatccgagatagtatccatatatcagaacaaagcatggactttgatggacttgcccgatgatcggcaatccattgagataaatggatcttttaagaagaagacggacgtggatggtaatgtcaccatctataaagctcgacttgtcgttaagatgttttccgacaagttcaaggagttgactacgatgagattttctcactcgtagcgatgctaagagtctgttggaattatattagcgattactgcattatttatgaaatcttgcagataggatgtcaaaacattgtttcctcgacgattttaatgaggaaaggttgtatgtgatacaaccggaaggttttgtcaatcccgaaagatgctaataagtatgcaaagctccagcaatccttctaaggacaggagtgagcatctcggagttggaatgtatgctttgatgatgatcaaaaattttgggtttgtacaaagtttatgagaaacttgtatttccaaagaagtgagtgggagcactatagaatttctgatgagtatatgttgttgacatattgttgatcagaaatgacgtagaatttctggaaagcatatagggttattttgaaagtgtttttcaatggaaagcctggattaagctacttgaacattgagcatcaagatctataaggatagatcaaaatgcttaataatactttcaaatgagcacataccttgacatgatcttgaaggtgttcaagatggaccagtcaaagaaggagttcttgcctgagttgtaaggtacgaagttaagacttaaagctcgaccacggcagaatagagagaaaggacgaaggtcgtcccctatgcttaagacgtaggctcttcagtatgctatgctgtgtaccgcacctgaagtgtgccttgccatgagtcagtcaaggggtacaagagtgatccaagaatggctcacaggacagcggtcaaagttatccttagtaactagtggactaaggaattttctcgattatggaggtggtaaaagagttcgtcgtaaaggttacgacgatgcaagcttgacacctatccggatagctctgagtagagagaccggatacatataatggagcaataatttagaatagctccaagtagaacagttatttggaatagctccaaatagagcgtggtagctgcatctaggagatgacatagagatttgtaaagcacacacggatctgaaaggttcagacccgttgactaaaacctctctcacaagcaacatgatcaaacataaaactcattgagtgttaatcacatagtgatgtgaactagactactgactctagtaaactcttgggtattagtcacatggcgatgtgacctgtgagtgttaatcacatggcgatgtgaactagattattgactctagtgcaagtgggagactgttggaaatatgccctagaggcaataataaaagtattattattatatttccttgttcatgataattgtcttttattcatgctataactgtattatccggaaatcgtaatacacgtgtgaatacatagaccacaatatgtccctagtgagcctctagttgactagctcgttgtgatcaacagatagtcatggtttcctggctatggacattggatgtcgttgataacgggatcacatcattaggagaatgatgtgatggacaagacccaatcctaagcatagcacaaagatcgtgtagttcgtttgctagagctttgccaatgtcaagtatctcttcctttgaccatgagatcgtgtaactcctggataccgtaggagtgctttgggtgtatcaaacgtcacaacgtaactgggtgactataaaggtgcactacaggtatctccgaaagtatctattgttttatgcggatcgagactgggatttgtcactccgtgtaaacggagaggtatctctgggcccactcggtaggacatcatcatatgcgcaatgtgaccaaggagttgatcacgggatgatgtgttacggaacgagtaaagtgacttgccggtaacgagattgaacaaggtattggataccgacgatcgaatctcgggcaagtaaaataccgctagacaaagggaattgaatacgggatcgattgagtccttgacatcgtggttcatccgatgagatcatcgtggaacatgtgggagccaacatgggtatccagatcccgctgttggttattgaccggagaacgtctcggtcatgtctgcatgtctcccgaacccgtagggtctacacacttaaggttcgatgacgctagggttataaaggaagcttgtatgtggttaccgaatgttgttcggagtcccggatgagatcccggacgtcacgaggagttccggaatggtccggaggtaaagatttatatataggaagtcctgtttcggccatcgggacaagtttcggggtcatcggtattgtaccgggaccaccggaagggtcccgggggcccaccgggtggggccacctgccccggggggccacatgggctgtagggggtgcgccttggcctacatgggccaagggcaccagcccctagaggcccatgcgccaagataaaggaaaaaggggagagtcctaaagggggaaggcacctccgaggtgccttggggaggatggactcctcccccctccttagccgcacccctttcttggagtagggggcaaggctgcgcctcccccttctcccctgcccctatatatagtggaggggagggagggcatccatacctgagcctttggcgcctccctccctcccgtgacacctcctcctctcccgtaggtgcttggcgaagccctgcaggattgccacgctcctccatcaccaccacgccgttgtgctgctgttggatggagtcttcctcaacctctccctctctccttgctggatcaaggcgtgggagacgtcaccgggctgtacgtgtgttgaacgcggaggtgccgtccgttcggcactaggatcatcggtgatctgaatcacgacgagtacgactccatcaaccccgttcacttgaacgcttccgcttagcgatctacaagggtatgtagatgcactctcctttctactcgttgctggtctctccatagatagatcttggtgttacgtaggaaaatttttgaatttctgctacgttccccaacacaaacatagtcacaatccaaacagccccagaGAGTTTTGATGTGGATGAGATTATATTTTGAACCACAAGAGCCAGAGATTCATTAGAAATGAACCTCAATCTTATTACTTTTGGATGGTATCTGGCTCATAAATTGCCAAGAATTAGCCTACTATGATCCCAAGTCTGACTAGACCTTCGTGTTGGTAAGACATTGTGGAATAGGTTGGTTCCTCCTTCGTGGACCTTTATCTGGGTGGTGTCCATCGTGGACCGTGCAACTGAGATCTCTGTGACCCTAGAATCTTCGTGATTTGAAGCCTTCATCAACCTGTAGTAGGATAGCAACACCTATTTGAACCATGTGAACATCGTCGAGCGTCCCCATGTTTGCATCCTCCTGACCCTACTCCCTAGTTATGCAACTTTTATTTATGTCACCTTACTCTTTGTAGAGTTGCACGTGTAGGAAGTTCTAGGCAACCACTAGCAAAACTTAAAATTATCGAGAACTAAATATGAGAGAAGTCATCTAGGTCATGATAGTATTCTATGCACCCCCACCCCATCTAGACATACAAACTGTCCTACAGTTCGAAGGTGGCGAGGGAATGAGCTCGGCCAGGGCAGTCAAGTGGCTGATGACATGGATGCAACTGAGCCACGACCGATGGATGGTACTCAACCAAAGGATGTGTCGGATTATGTGTCACTTGTGTCAGATTGTGTGTCACTTGTTGGAGGTGGTTCAGAAGCAGAGTCGACAGGAATGGTTGTTGGTGGTGAGACTGAGGGGATGAAGAAGAGAAAATGCAGAACCTGatggaagaggaagatgaggatggATTGGATGAAGATCTTGATTTTGAAAATTCTGATGAAGAATGTAATTGTGTTGGAACTGTGGCATGCGGTAGTTGGCCCTCCAAAAAGTCATCTATGGAATCATAATCATCATCGTCTACCATTTCTTATATGTGCGCCCTTCAATGATGCCTCACTCTTACCTGATCTAGGAATCTCAGAGCTTGCACCACCCTTCAATGATGCACCACCCACGGATGACCAACACCCTTACATCGACGAACAACATCAGATGACCTTTTTTTCAATATATTTCATAAATGGCATGTATTCTGTCCTTGTGAGCCTGTCACTAGTGACACGTGTGCTATTAGTCAGCAATCAAGCACATCATCCTCGGCTGAAGGGGTGTGATAACGTTGAAAGGGTGTGATAACGGAACGACAATGGTTGATACGTTGTATGGTAATAGGTAACCTGACCTATCATGGATGATAGCTAGCACCAGAATAGAGCTATCACTTTAGCAAGTCATGGCTCGTGTCTTATGATGTTGAAAAATATATGTAGCTAAACGATCATAAATGTGTTGTTCTCTTAAGAAATACCAACTCGAGGTGATTTTTTGGCGGGGAATATCAAAGAGCTTTGTTTCACAAAAATTTAGAAATTTGTTGTTCGCGAGGAAGCTGTTGATCAGGAATGAAGGGTCTGAGTCTAGTCAGCTATCAGTGTCCATCAGCATATAAGCACGCTTAGCACAAAGATGGGTCGGAAGATTAGTTTTCGGAGATACATGTTGATTACAaatgaactaaaaagaaaaagtTAGCTAAAAAAATATGAAATTAAAAATTAGTATTCATAAAAAAAATTAAGTCCATTTAGTTAATAGTAGTGATTACATACTTTccaaaaaagttcatgcatttaattTTTTTGtgcctttttaaaaaaaattgtgtaATTTAAAAAGGTTTCACTTATTTTTTAAATGTTTATGTAATTTTAAAAAATGGTCATGAGTTCAACATATATTCATATAATTTCAAAGTTCTTCACGTCTTCTAAAAAATGCTCATATAATTTTAAAGCATGTAcacatatttttcaaaaaaatacagTATTTAATGTGTACACAATTTTAAGTTTGTGTATGCTAATGTAATTTTAAAAGGTGTTCACACATGTAAATATTTAAAAATCATCCAGATTTTAAAAAATATGCTCCTGCAATTTTAAAAGATgttcatgtattttatttttgtgtATCTTTAAAGTTTCCATGTGTTTAATAGTTATCTAAAAAAACTAGTATCAATCGTGTAGCTTTTAAATGCTCACATGTTTTTTTGGCAACAAAATGTTCGTGTTTTACAATGAAAACCTTAAacagtaaaaaatgaaaaaaaagaaatataATAAAAGGTAAAAAAAAGGAAACAACCATGCacgaaaaacaaagaaaatataagTAAAAAGAAAGAAACCAGGAAAAAATATGTTTACAAAAATTTGAAGGAAGCACGTGCTCCGATCCAAGGGCGAACCCTATTTGATGCCGGTTATTACTTTTTCTGTAAACCAGCGCCAGCAGCCGTGTAGCTGGGCTCCGCCCGTTTCGCTCGCCTCCCGTCCAACACACCATCTCCTTCGTTCGCGTGCTTTCGAAGCGCAAAAAATCCACAAGAACTGGTAATCGTGCCGAGGATTTTGTGGGTCACAGCACACTGCGGTAGCCACCCTGCCATGAGAACTTGATGAGCTAAGCTCCATCATTTTCTTACCTTATCATTTTTTcctttagttttttccttttttctgtttaaggtttttcttttttctttttttctgttttctgtttttcttttttttccttcttcctcGTTCAATGATTTTTTTCTCAAATCAATCCACATTTTTAAAAGaattatgaatatttttcaaatatgatgaactattttaaaattcaaataaaaaacaatttggatgaactttttctaaatccgatgaactttttacaAATCTGGTGAACCTTTTtaaaaatttgatgaatttttttcagaTTTGTGCATTTTTTTTTCATCAGATTTGTgaagtttttttcaaaatcattgaacTATTTTTCGAACGCAATGCACTTTTTGTCAAAGTCGATGAAGTTTTTGCCTAAATCAAAGAACCTTTTTTTAagccgatgaactttttttcataaaTGATGAACGTTTTAAACTTTTCATAAAGTTTTtccaaaattggtgaacttttttaagTTTTTGAAATTTTCTTCAAGATTGATGAACTATTTCTCAAAATCAATGAACCTTttttaagtttgtgaacttttGTCTCAAAATTGTTGAATGTTCAAAAATTCACGATTTTTTAAAAGTAAATAAAAAATCTAAGTGGTAAATAAATAGCGCGGCCGTACTAGTTCATGGACTTTTAGCGCTACTAAAATCATATGTGTCCAATGGCTGTGGTGGTCAGCTAAGCTCGAACAAGGATGTGGCTATGCGAGTTCGATTCCTGGAGGAGCCACCTTATTGCATTTTTCTGGCGATTTTCGTTTGTTGCGCTATGCCTCTGCGGGCCGGCCTAACAAGGCGCTGCAGCGGGCGCCAGCTACCTGTTATGCGCTTAACGCGTCGAATACGAGCTCCCCGATCCAAGTTGTCGCGTCGATAGTTTTACATACCCGGTTAATTGAGAAGCGCTCCTTCGGTAGTCTCCCTAAGGGTCACTTGCGGCGGGCTGAAAGCCGCTGCCATGTGTCATGCTCTGGGCGTTTTCTTCGAATTttgttttttaatttattttttcgcACGATTTTTCGGCTTTTTAGATGGTTTATTTTGGGTTTTCGGCTATTCTGTTTTTCATCGATCTTTCTTAGTTTTCCAAGAAAAAGAATTTGAAATAAAAATGGTGCAAAAAAATGCCGTGCCTCTTGAAagcgaaaaaatgtgtttttttttcttCCACTAGAGGCATGGTTTTCCTTTCGCGAGGGGAacaattttgcttccgcgagaggcacagtcgtgcctATCGAAAACggcaaaaaacatgtttttttccttttttttcttccttccgtgagagacacggttttgcttctgcaagaggcacagtcgtgcctctcggaaGCGAAAAAacactttttctttttttttccttccacgagaggcacagttttgcttctgCGAGTGGCATGGCCGTGCATCTCAAAAACGgagaaaaacacatttttttttccttccgcaagaagcacggttttgctttcgcaagaggcacgaccgtgcctctcggaaacggcttTCGAAACGGAAAAAGGTGCTCCCGATGTTTTTTTTCtagaaaaaagttcgtcaaaatctaTTAACAAGGGATCTGCTTTTGAAGATCTCGATGTGAGGAATCCAACaatgaaaacggtttgagatttggatgtacggtttaagagataaaacgtatTAAATAAACAAATGTATGAAAAAGGGAAAACTATCAGGTTGACAAGTGGCGCCCAGGCACCGCGCCACTTATCACAAACTGGGAGGTAGAACTGATCTTCGgaaggagtactcctcaattagtgatttcgcctATTCCCCGACTTTTTTTTGGAGGAGCTCTCTATTCCCGACCCATGCAGGCGACAATGAGCAAACGCCCTCTTCCCCGCTCCCGAACTTTTGTCAGCCCAGATGCGGGTCGGGGCTGCCCTAtttcttttttcgttttctttcttgttctgttttattttgctTCTTTGAAAAAAAAGGATTTCGAAAAAAGTTATGAATTACATAAAATGTTTACAAATTAAAACAAATATTCACGAATTCAATACAAATGCTCTCCAATtctaaaaatgtttgtgatttttaaaacgaccattttattttattattatttatgaACAGTTTTTATTTTATAACCAAATATTTAATTCAATtaactttttaaaatttgatgaataaAATTTTAATTGAAGACATTTTTTTGAATTGGATGAGTATTTTTTTAACTAAATcaactttttttgaatttgatggaaattttgaatttgatcaaaaaatGAATTCGATGGACATATTttgaaaaatatgaacattttaaaaaaaatcgtGAATTAAAAATAAGAATATGATTTCCACAAAATGTATTTATTCAAAAAATCATTATTTAAATATAAATTAGGAATTTCAAAAATTGCAAATttacaaaacaaggaaaaaaacatagGAAAAGAAAAAAACTTGTTCAGGGAATGATCTAGAACCTTCACAAAACCAACGGGGAAAAACCTAAAGTGGGCTGGCTTATACAAACCAGAAAGTACACACTTGATCGCTATTCCCCGACATGCGCGAGGAATAGGATCCGTCATAGTTGACGAACAAGAATTGGTTTTTGCTACCGACAGTAGACAGGGCACTTTCCCCCCTCTCCTTCTATATGATACACACTCGTGTGTATCCTCAGAAAAAGTAGTGCAATGCTTTGCAACCGAGTTGCTCTTCTGgcatttcaaaaaataaaaataaaggagttGCTCTTCTAGCCGAATAGGTGTTGATTTCTCGCTTAATTAACCCATTGGTCATATCCTAGCTTTGCAATTGAGTGACTCACCTATTGATATAGAATCAGATTGCTTGGAAGCCGTTTCAATGATGAAGAGTACAGAGAGTAATATGTCAAAATATGCTTTTTTGATTGGAGAGATCAGAAATAGTATGGGGAACGTAATACTTGCATTACTCATATTTATCGTATAGGAAACAACGTCAGTCATTTCATGGCAAACTTTGGTAGGTTGCAGGGCCGGGCTGCTGTCTGGCTGGGCTTTGgtccagaggaggtcttgaataTTGTTCGACGAGATTGTAATCCGTAATCTTTGAATAATACAAGTACTCCCTCCACCCGAAAATACTTGTcaaagaaatgaatgtatctagccgtattttagttttagatacatccatttttatgcatttttgcgacaagtatttccggacgaagggagtattattttgcaaaaaagaaaaccaaaacgtCTTCGTTTCCAGAAAACAGAGATACTCCCTTTGTAATATATTGAGCGTTTCGATCACTAGTTTAGCCCCCCGAAAAAAAATAGATCACTAGTTTAGTGATTTAAacacttatatttctttatggagggagtactcaGTATGCCACTAGTTTAGCTCACCGAAAAAAAATAGATCATtagtttagtgatctaaacactcttatatttctttatggagggagtactcaGTATGCCACTAGTTTACCCCGCAGAAAAAATGAGATCACTAATttaatgatctaaacactcttatattttttTATGGTGGGAGTACTCAGTATTGAAGGCATACGGAGGTGAGCCTCTTACATTTCTTTGTGGAGGAAGTACCTAGTATTAAACGCATACGAAATATATACCTAGTATTAAACGCATACGAAAACATATATTTTCTCCGTTCCTAACtattccctccgtttcaaaatagatgactcaactttgtactaacgttAGTATAAAattggatcatctattttggaatggaggaagtaTAAGCTTTTTTAAAGATTTAAACATGAACTACATACGAATGAATATAGACGTACttaagagtgtagattcactcatttgctcCAATGTACtttatattgaaatctctagaaagacttgtaTTTCGGAACGGTGGTAGTAGTATGATCCAACGATTGTTGGACAGATAGTAAATCGGGTGCAAAAGTGTCGTACGCATAGCATCACTCAGAAAGATACGCGTGCTCCATCATTTTCGAAGTTTTGCGTCCCCATTTTCTGACGTGTTAAATACACGTAGATGACGAGGCCCGCATACTTGCATCCACTTGACAGGCGGCCCGCCAATGGAACGCACTGCCACAGCTGAGACAGCGAGGCTAGGACACATCTGACAGATATGATGACACAGCTTTTGTTCCTCATGCAACACGAGCAAGGCCGCGCGCGCGAGTGCGCAACTGTCCCGAGAGGGACAGGTACTAACAAATTTGCATAACAGCACTACATCCCAGTAGAACCTGATGCTTctttatttatattattattaCTGAAGAAAAACTGAAAAATCAAATGAGAAACCCGACTACATACACATCACTGCCGATTCCAGACTTGAACAGGGAGGCGGTAATCTAACTTCAACAATAAGTACTGTATGCATAAACTCCCATACATGATACTAGTGCATATACATAGTACATATAAAGAAGCTGAAATCTCTTCACACGGTCCATGGAAACCACAGAGAAATTCGCATCGTCAACGTACACGGAAAAGAATTCAAAGAACCCACACAAGCAATAACCCGAGCACGCTAGGAATAGACAGGCGAGATCATCATGGAAATATACTACTATTCCGCCGGAACACTCGGGGCGGCTGCCTTGATTTACTTGGTGATGGCGTAGATGGCGTAGATGATCCCCGGGATGTACCCGAGGAAGGTGAGCAGGAGGCAGATCCAGAACTCGTGCTGCAAGAGAGAAACCAAGAAACAATTATCAGTAATCAGAATTCCATCCATATATGtcactatctatctatctatctacgcATCTATCAACCTGTGGAGCGAGCCAGAAAAGGGAAGACGAAAGAAGAGAGAAAGAGGAAAGAATCTGGTGCCGATGCTTACCCCGCAGCCGAACTTGAGGAAGACGCCGAGGGGCGGGAGGATGATGGCGAGGATGATGTCGATGCAGTTGGCCGTGCCCGCCATGGTCGTCGATGTTCCGGCGGACGGAGAGCTTTTCACTCGATCGGTGGATGGAGGGGAAGCAGTAGAGCTGAGCAGAGCAGAGGTGGATGGGAAGGAAGGGGTGGTGAAACACGTATCCGCCGGGCTCTCGTTATATAGACGGGGAAATAGAAGTCAagggtggacggcggcgagggtgAGGGTGAGGTGAGATGGAGGCCAAGGCAGGGAGGGAGGAAATATCGGGGCGACGCGTGTGGGCCTGTCGACGGGCACGCGGGCCGGGGACCGCGTTCGCGACGCGTTATAAAAAGGATAAAAACTCGTTCGAGCTTGCCTTGCTGATGGGCTCACCCCATCCGCCGTCCAACCACCCTGCCAAATTTGCCAGTTTCCTATACTAGCAATTTGGCTGATTTAATTACTTAGCTGTTAAGCATTTGTTAGTGGTATGAATTGCACCATAGAATCGACTCACTGCGCGTATATGCCCTCTTTGAACTTTTCTGGGATTTTGTAGGATTGCAAACATCGGGGCGAGGGCAACGGCGATGACTGCGTTGTACTAGTAGTGGCGTGCTCCTTGGATTCGAGGATGCACGTCGCGTCAACGTTTGTTATTTCAGTGTGCTGTGGTCGTGTGTGTGGTTTCTATCGTTTCGTCCACATGTGTGAAAGAAATGAGACGTGAAGTAATTCAGTGCTTGCTGTATGACCGGTGTTTTAGAACAAGGTTTGAAGAGCATTAGTCTAGACGTAAAATAGGAGATGGATTACAAATTCTATACTACATGTACAAAGATATGTCAGATGCCCCCGAAGGGACAAATACAGATGTGTCAATACGCTAAAAACTTCCCTCCGCAAATCTTTGTGGTAGCGTCACGGACGACCCGAGAAGGAGGCGTGACATTGTCGTGACACAAACATCCTGACTTTTGAAGAAAACGATGAGGTGCCCATACGAGATGGTAGCCCTTTTCTGCAAGTGTTGAGGTAGCCTAGAGTGTGGCACGTGTGGCCATGACCGAGGTAGCTGAGGAAGGAGGCATCGTGGTCGGTGTCAAGGAAGAAGACGGGGACACAATGATGCACTAGGAAGAAGATAGTAAAGTGATCGAGGCAGTCATTAAGGAGGTTGTCAATGTCGAACACGATGTTGTCAA is from Triticum aestivum cultivar Chinese Spring chromosome 1B, IWGSC CS RefSeq v2.1, whole genome shotgun sequence and encodes:
- the LOC123110974 gene encoding hydrophobic protein LTI6B, which gives rise to MAGTANCIDIILAIILPPLGVFLKFGCGHEFWICLLLTFLGYIPGIIYAIYAITK